Proteins encoded by one window of Rhizobium sp. NLR16a:
- a CDS encoding LacI family DNA-binding transcriptional regulator: MDDGPVNGGKVLRKERMRFVSAEQVAQMAGVSRSAVSRTFTPGASVAPATREKVLRAAEELGYHVNDLARGVLANQSRLVGMVATRPEVGFRAHLAAALAKALIRRGSIPILINTGQTEDELLAAQKMLIGHRAEAIIILSGSPPASFLELAQRNGQPLVVIGRSEPDADHVRAGNSEASRKAATAFYESGRRQLAVIGSNSGMPAIMERESAFVSAAKSLGASVVVARGDDSDYQGGVTAGRALLSKRMKPDAIFCANDLIAFGLMDVARLEARLRIPEDIAVIGFDDVPESSWLSYQLTTFRQDPVVMAQRAVDLMERRLENPDSPPAYERVIPELIIRQSFKP; encoded by the coding sequence ATGGATGATGGTCCCGTGAACGGCGGCAAGGTGCTGAGAAAAGAGCGCATGCGTTTCGTCAGCGCCGAACAGGTGGCGCAAATGGCGGGCGTTTCGCGCTCGGCTGTCTCGCGCACCTTTACGCCAGGCGCGAGCGTTGCGCCTGCAACGCGCGAGAAAGTGCTGCGGGCCGCCGAAGAGCTCGGCTATCACGTCAATGATCTGGCGCGCGGCGTGCTTGCCAATCAAAGCCGCCTCGTCGGCATGGTCGCCACACGGCCGGAGGTGGGTTTTCGCGCGCATCTGGCCGCCGCCCTTGCCAAAGCCCTGATCCGGCGCGGCAGCATTCCGATTCTGATCAACACCGGCCAGACGGAAGACGAACTGCTCGCCGCCCAGAAGATGCTGATCGGCCACCGCGCCGAGGCGATCATCATCCTGTCCGGCTCGCCGCCGGCGAGTTTCCTCGAACTCGCCCAGCGCAACGGCCAGCCGCTCGTCGTCATCGGCCGCTCGGAGCCCGACGCCGACCATGTGCGCGCCGGCAATTCCGAAGCCTCGCGCAAGGCGGCGACGGCCTTTTATGAAAGCGGCAGGCGTCAGCTGGCAGTGATCGGCTCCAACTCGGGAATGCCTGCTATCATGGAGCGCGAAAGCGCCTTCGTTTCGGCAGCCAAGTCGCTCGGTGCATCGGTCGTCGTCGCACGCGGCGACGATTCGGATTATCAGGGCGGCGTCACCGCCGGCCGCGCCCTCTTATCCAAAAGAATGAAGCCGGACGCCATCTTCTGCGCCAACGACCTGATCGCCTTCGGATTGATGGATGTCGCGCGCCTGGAAGCGCGGCTGCGCATTCCGGAGGATATCGCCGTCATCGGTTTCGACGACGTGCCGGAATCCTCCTGGCTGAGCTACCAGCTGACCACCTTCCGCCAGGACCCGGTGGTCATGGCGCAGCGCGCCGTCGATCTGATGGAGCGGCGGCTCGAAAACCCGGACTCGCCCCCGGCTTACGAACGCGTCATTCCGGAACTCATCATCCGCCAGAGCTTCAAGCCCTGA